A window from Diachasmimorpha longicaudata isolate KC_UGA_2023 chromosome 5, iyDiaLong2, whole genome shotgun sequence encodes these proteins:
- the LOC135163172 gene encoding venom acid phosphatase Acph-1-like yields MSRFFDSRVALVIFFIGIQAIAGLKLKFLNVIFRHGERTPLGSGTEVFPTNPYVNETFPPYGQGQLTNQGKQRVYDLGVHIRQQYNEFLGDIYHPKMVRARSSDSDRTKMSLQLAMAGIFPPASSQQWNPSLLWQPVAMTYVSGPDVLVMSTECPQFGAEFEKTLQLPEVQEKIAEYSELRKNLTEWTGKPIVHTKDVAGIHNSLKALSAMGLELPAWTEGIFPEGALLNATLLHFRLCSYTKRLKTLNGGIMLKNFTDTMSSVINGGEPDLKMNLYGAHDYNIASLLDVFDVYEPWVPQYSSAIFVELLEDEERKYYVRVFYYKGIPAERVPVEIKGCGELCPFDQFVGLFSDIFPSEEDLKCPKENMVKMYK; encoded by the exons ATGTCACGATTTTTCGATTCACGTGTTgctttggtgatttttttcattggcaTTCAGGCTATCGCTGGACTGAAGCTGAAGTTCCTGAATGTG ATCTTCCGACATGGGGAGAGGACTCCACTGGGAAGTGGCACCGAAGTTTTTCCCACTAATCCGTATGTCAACGAGACCTTCCCCCCTTATGGTCAGGGTCAGTTGACTAAT CAAGGAAAACAGCGTGTGTATGACCTTGGTGTTCACATTCGTCAGCAGTACAATGAATTCCTAGGCGACATATATCATCCAAAAATGGTGCGTGCACGGAGTTCCGATTCAGATAGAACTAAAATGTCTCTGCAATTGGCAATGGCAGGAATTTTTCCCCCGGCATCCTCGCAACAGTGGAATCCAAGCTTACTTTGGCAGCCTGTTGCCATGACTTATGTGTCAGGTCCAGATGTTCTCGTGATGTCAACCGAGTGCCCGCA ATTTGGAGCTGAGTTTGAAAAAACACTGCAACTCCCCGAGGTCCAGGAGAAAATTGCAGAGTACAGCGAACTGAGGAAAAATCTTACGGAATGGACGGGTAAACCTATAGTTCACACGAAAGATGTTGCGGGTATTCACAACAGTTTGAAGGCCCTCAGTGCCATGGGCCTTGAACTCCCTGCATGGACGGAGGGAATTTTCCCTGAAGGAGCTCTATTGAACGCCACGCTCTTGCATTTCCGACTCTGTAGTTACACAAAAAGACTCAAAACATTGAATGGCG GAATAATGCTGAAGAACTTTACCGACACCATGTCATCGGTGATAAATGGAGGTGAGCctgatttaaaaatgaatctcTACGGAGCTCACGATTACAACATCGCTTCACTCCTTGATGTTTTCGATGTTTACGAGCCCTGGGTACCCCAATATTCCAGCGCCATATTCGTTGAACTACTAGAGGATGAGGAACGCAAGTATTACGTCAGG GTGTTTTACTATAAGGGAATTCCTGCGGAGCGAGTGCCGGTGGAGATCAAGGGCTGTGGAGAACTGTGCCCCTTCGATCAATTTGTCGGATTGTTCAGTGATATTTTCCCCAGCGAGGAGGACCTGAAATGTCCGAAGGAAAATATGGTGAAAATGTATAAATGA
- the LOC135163174 gene encoding venom acid phosphatase Acph-1-like, giving the protein MLFITRPAFIIVFLSIHASIGMELKFLNIIFRHGDRTPSEDPFESFPTSPYVNSTYSPHGIGQLNNRGKLRAYELGAFIRQQYNDFLGKIYHPHEIITHSSDLDRIKMSLQLVLAGIYPPVPEQRWHPTLSWQPIVCDYLKREEDLMLFGIECPKHLKEFQAVLALPEVQAEVAKHSGLAKNVSQFIGRPISATKDFLNLYNGLTSLQGMGLQLPEWTDGIFPNGSLLDVATLHYRLLSYNDRLKALNGGMILKNFTDNMLAKINGDGPSDLKMVIVSGHEIHIALLQLALGVYDNHHVPQYSSAIFVELLEEMSKYYVRIYYYLGIPPVRRRIVIPRCSEPCPLEKFVELYGNVLPTDSDMTCEGPNKS; this is encoded by the exons atGTTGTTTATCACTCGTCCAGcgtttattattgtttttctctCTATTCATGCCAGTATTGGAATGGAGCTGAAGTTTTTGAATATC ATATTCCGTCATGGGGACCGAACGCCCAGTGAAGATCCCTTTGAATCCTTTCCAACTAGCCCATACGTGAATTCAACCTATTCACCCCACGGAATTGGACAATTGAACAAT AGAGGAAAGTTACGAGCATACGAGCTGGGGGCCTTCATTCGTCAGCAGTACAATGATTTTCTCGGCAAGATATACCATCCCCATGAGATTATCACCCACAGCTCGGACTTGGATCGGATAAAAATGTCCCTCCAGCTGGTCCTAGCGGGGATATATCCTCCTGTTCCTGAACAGCGCTGGCACCCGACATTGAGCTGGCAGCCAATTGTCTGTGACTATCTTAAACGAGAGGAGGATTTGATGCTGTTCGGGATAGAGTGTCCAAA ACATTTAAAAGAGTTTCAAGCGGTTTTGGCCCTCCCAGAAGTCCAAGCTGAAGTCGCGAAGCACAGTGGTCTAGCAAAAAATGTGTCCCAATTTATCGGAAGGCCCATTTCTGCAACCAAAGATTTCTTGAACCTCTACAATGGACTGACGTCCCTCCAAGGAATGGGACTCCAACTCCCCGAATGGACAGATGGAATTTTTCCCAATGGATCGTTACTAGACGTAGCCACTTTGCATTATCGACTCTTGAGTTATAACGACAGATTGAAAGCTTTGAATGGAG GGATGATCTTGAAGAACTTCACGGACAATATGCTGGCGAAAATCAATGGAGATGGACCCTCTGACCTGAAGATGGTGATAGTCAGTGGGCACGAGATACACATTGCTCTTCTTCAACTGGCCCTCGGGGTCTACGATAATCACCACGTGCCTCAATACTCCAGcgcaatttttgttgaattgctCGAGgaaatgagtaaatattacGTGAGG ATATATTATTATCTAGGGATCCCCCCCGTCAGGAGAAGGATAGTAATCCCTAGGTGCAGTGAGCCTTGTCCTCTCGAGAAATTCGTGGAACTTTATGGAAATGTGCTCCCCACTGACTCCGACATGACATGCGAGGGGCCGAACAAATCTTAG